The Verrucomicrobiia bacterium genome window below encodes:
- a CDS encoding ABC transporter permease has product MSRLPFELLLALRYLRPKRTFVSVITLISVLGVTLGVAVLIIVISVMTGFDHQLRDKILGFNAHLRITARDSSLTNYPAMMAQVQTAPHVRGVSPFVACRVLIRTHPPDGSQPLSDAPWIRGIDPEAEARVSDLLTNVFEGSTNLDGRGILVGRQFAEGMQLMVGDRVTIYSPEDLEKMEAARKKGEDVASLPDDYEVRGIFDMGYYEYNANFVLTSLENAQNLAGLGDSVHGLLVELDDPDLAGVVRQELRPQFGPNYRISLWTEENSALLDAIAVEKNVMFYILFFIMIVAALCILSALITFVVQKTREIGMLKAIGATNWQISGIFLAQSAVVGVMGVVAGYGLGMLAVHYRNEFLHFMRRATGWELFPASIYGFGDLPALVVPHDVMLICSSALVICLLGGVIPAWQAGRLKPVEALRHE; this is encoded by the coding sequence ATGTCGCGACTGCCTTTCGAACTGCTGCTGGCCCTGCGTTATCTGCGGCCCAAACGCACGTTCGTTTCGGTCATCACGCTCATCTCCGTGCTCGGCGTCACCCTGGGCGTGGCGGTGCTGATCATCGTCATCAGCGTGATGACCGGATTTGATCACCAGTTGCGCGACAAAATCCTGGGTTTCAACGCCCACCTCCGCATCACGGCCCGCGATTCGTCCCTGACAAACTACCCTGCGATGATGGCGCAGGTGCAGACCGCCCCACATGTGCGTGGCGTGTCGCCGTTCGTGGCCTGCCGGGTGTTGATCCGCACGCATCCGCCGGACGGCAGCCAGCCGCTGAGCGACGCGCCGTGGATTCGCGGAATCGATCCCGAGGCCGAAGCCCGCGTCAGCGACCTGCTGACGAATGTGTTCGAGGGCAGCACGAATCTCGACGGCCGCGGCATTCTGGTCGGCCGCCAGTTTGCCGAAGGCATGCAGCTCATGGTCGGGGATCGTGTGACGATTTATTCGCCCGAGGACCTCGAAAAGATGGAAGCGGCCCGCAAGAAGGGCGAGGACGTGGCCAGCCTGCCGGACGATTATGAGGTGCGCGGCATCTTCGACATGGGCTATTACGAATACAACGCCAACTTCGTGCTCACGTCGCTGGAGAACGCCCAGAACCTGGCCGGTCTCGGCGACAGCGTGCACGGGCTGCTGGTTGAACTGGATGATCCCGATCTTGCGGGGGTGGTGCGGCAGGAGTTGCGGCCACAGTTCGGACCCAACTACCGCATTTCCTTGTGGACGGAGGAAAACTCCGCCCTGTTGGACGCCATCGCCGTCGAAAAGAACGTCATGTTCTACATTTTGTTCTTCATCATGATTGTGGCGGCGTTGTGCATCCTGAGCGCGCTCATCACGTTCGTCGTCCAGAAAACCCGCGAAATCGGCATGCTGAAGGCCATTGGGGCGACGAACTGGCAGATCTCCGGCATCTTCCTCGCCCAAAGCGCGGTCGTGGGCGTCATGGGCGTCGTCGCCGGTTACGGACTGGGCATGCTGGCCGTGCACTACCGGAACGAGTTTCTCCACTTCATGCGGCGGGCCACCGGCTGGGAATTGTTCCCGGCATCCATCTACGGTTTTGGCGATTTGCCGGCGCTTGTGGTGCCGCATGACGTGATGCTGATTTGCTCCAGTGCGCTGGTGATCTGCCTGCTCGGCGGCGTCATTCCCGCCTGGCAGGCCGGCCGGCTCAAACCCGTGGAGGCGCTGCGCCATGAGTAA
- a CDS encoding ABC transporter ATP-binding protein translates to MSDGSLLIEARGLSKTYELGRRSLEVLRGVDLAVRRGEFLALRGASGAGKSTLLHLLGGLDVPNAGDIQFDGRKLTSLSAGAMAAFRNRSVGFIFQSYHLLPELDALENVCLPARMARRRVADCVPRARVLLERVGLKERADHKPYELSGGEQQRVAIARALINEPALILADEPTGNLDSHTGEGIIDLLCEIQRERQATLIIATHDAQVAARAPRVIQLVDGRIAS, encoded by the coding sequence ATGAGCGACGGCTCACTCCTCATTGAAGCGCGCGGCCTGTCCAAGACCTACGAACTGGGCCGGCGCTCGCTGGAAGTGCTGCGCGGCGTGGACCTCGCGGTGCGCCGCGGCGAATTCCTCGCGCTGCGCGGCGCCTCGGGGGCGGGCAAGAGCACGCTGCTGCATCTGCTCGGCGGACTGGACGTGCCCAATGCAGGCGACATCCAGTTCGACGGACGCAAGCTGACGTCCCTCTCGGCCGGCGCCATGGCCGCGTTTCGCAATCGCAGCGTGGGCTTCATCTTCCAGTCCTACCACCTGCTGCCGGAACTCGACGCGCTGGAGAACGTCTGCCTGCCCGCGCGCATGGCCCGGCGCCGCGTGGCGGACTGCGTGCCGCGCGCCCGCGTGCTGCTGGAGCGGGTCGGCCTGAAGGAACGCGCCGATCACAAGCCCTACGAACTCTCCGGCGGCGAACAACAGCGCGTGGCGATTGCGCGCGCATTGATCAATGAACCCGCGCTGATCCTGGCCGACGAACCGACGGGCAATCTCGATTCGCACACGGGCGAAGGCATCATTGACCTGCTGTGTGAAATCCAGCGCGAACGCCAGGCCACGCTCATCATCGCCACGCACGACGCGCAGGTCGCCGCCCGCGCGCCGCGGGTGATTCAACTCGTGGACGGACGGATCGCATCATGA
- a CDS encoding methyltransferase domain-containing protein, whose translation MNAWEERYQSGDRHWDKGEPAPGLVDFLRDHPELPRGAVAVPGCGLGHDVRAWTAGGFAAHGFDIAPTAIQLAREAQPQAGDPGSDIAPTFTLANFLHDPPPMPFDYLFEHTLFCAIEPAERDNYVTAALRWLKPGGTYIAINYILCDGEPPFPVDREELWRRFQPHFHLIDQWIPRSYPNRTGRELMSWWRRK comes from the coding sequence ATGAACGCGTGGGAAGAACGTTATCAAAGCGGCGACCGGCACTGGGACAAGGGGGAACCGGCGCCCGGCCTGGTGGATTTTCTCCGCGACCATCCGGAATTGCCGCGCGGCGCGGTGGCGGTGCCCGGTTGCGGCCTGGGCCACGACGTGCGCGCCTGGACGGCCGGCGGTTTTGCGGCGCACGGATTCGACATCGCGCCCACCGCCATTCAGCTCGCCCGGGAAGCGCAGCCGCAGGCGGGCGATCCCGGGTCGGACATCGCGCCCACCTTCACGCTCGCCAATTTTCTCCACGACCCGCCGCCGATGCCGTTCGACTATTTGTTCGAGCACACGTTGTTTTGTGCGATTGAGCCGGCGGAACGGGACAATTACGTCACCGCCGCGCTGCGCTGGCTGAAACCCGGCGGCACCTACATCGCCATCAATTACATTTTATGCGATGGCGAGCCCCCGTTTCCCGTGGATCGCGAAGAACTTTGGCGGCGTTTTCAACCGCACTTTCATTTGATTGACCAATGGATTCCACGGTCGTATCCCAATCGCACCGGGCGCGAGCTGATGAGCTGGTGGCGCCGGAAATGA
- a CDS encoding sugar phosphate nucleotidyltransferase has translation MTKPTLVLLAAGMGSRYGGLKQVDPVGPSGETLLDYSIYDALRAGFGKVVFIIRHDIEAQFRDVVGKRFEGRVPVDYAFQELNDLPAGFKVPEGRTKPWGTTHAILAAENVVREPFAVLNADDFYGRESFATLARHLTSGALDLAMVGFQLKNTLSDHGTVARGICGVGPDGYLTSVEEFTKIEKTPTGAREGNRTFTGDELVSMNFWGFQPGVFPDLRERFTVFLQQSGQELKSECYIPATVNELMKAGKARVKMLSSRDPWFGVTYKEDKPRVVESIAKLVQRGDYPARLWS, from the coding sequence ATGACAAAACCCACACTCGTTCTTCTCGCCGCCGGCATGGGCAGCCGTTACGGCGGACTCAAACAGGTTGACCCCGTCGGCCCGTCGGGGGAAACGTTGCTGGACTATTCCATTTATGACGCGCTGCGCGCCGGCTTCGGCAAAGTGGTGTTCATCATCCGGCACGACATCGAGGCGCAGTTCCGCGACGTCGTGGGCAAACGCTTCGAGGGCCGCGTGCCGGTGGACTACGCGTTCCAGGAATTGAACGACCTGCCCGCTGGTTTCAAAGTGCCGGAAGGGCGCACCAAGCCGTGGGGCACCACCCACGCCATCCTCGCCGCAGAGAACGTCGTGCGCGAACCGTTCGCCGTGCTGAACGCGGACGATTTCTACGGGCGCGAATCCTTCGCCACGCTGGCGCGGCATCTCACGTCGGGCGCGCTGGACCTCGCCATGGTCGGCTTCCAGCTCAAGAACACGCTGTCCGATCACGGCACGGTGGCGCGCGGCATTTGCGGCGTGGGGCCCGATGGCTATCTGACGAGCGTGGAGGAATTCACCAAGATCGAGAAAACGCCGACGGGCGCCCGCGAAGGCAACCGCACATTCACCGGCGACGAACTGGTTTCGATGAACTTCTGGGGCTTTCAGCCCGGCGTCTTCCCCGATTTGCGGGAGCGCTTCACGGTGTTCCTCCAACAGAGTGGCCAGGAATTGAAGTCCGAATGCTACATTCCCGCGACGGTGAACGAGCTGATGAAGGCCGGCAAGGCGCGCGTGAAGATGTTGAGCAGCCGCGATCCGTGGTTCGGCGTCACCTACAAGGAAGACAAGCCGCGCGTGGTCGAGAGCATCGCCAAACTGGTGCAGCGCGGTGATTATCCGGCCCGGCTGTGGTCATGA
- a CDS encoding Gfo/Idh/MocA family oxidoreductase, producing MNKQQPLNTPATRREFLKKTALAGAAVAATPLLHTPVYGQSQAPSANVLGANDRITVGYIGVGGQGFNAHVKIMKANLAANNIAQAAVCDVWPKRVDRAKEEIGGDCKGYGDYRKLLEQKDLDAVVIATHDPIHASASIAALEAGKHVYVEKPLTRYLDEAFKVHEVVKKTGKKLQVGSQGCSAAGWHKAAELIQAGRIGPLVWAQGYYCRNNPKGEWNYPIDTDANGNNVNWDAWLGEVKDRVPFTPDHYFRWRKFYPYCAGLLGDLVPHRLFPLVLATGKPEFPKRVACIGTKVVYPDKNTDGALERQVPEHSEILAEFPSGYSLVIVTSTIASRSPGFVIYGHHASLEIGTSGERISLMPEKEFGDEVDPDSFEGLQPIEDIGVHHKNWFDSIRHDKEPNANIDLALKVQTVISLAEMSDRLGAACLYDEKTRKITTAGGQEIKAITYGTLEQS from the coding sequence ATGAACAAGCAACAACCCCTGAATACTCCCGCCACGCGCCGGGAGTTCCTCAAGAAAACGGCCCTCGCCGGTGCCGCCGTAGCTGCCACTCCGCTGCTTCACACGCCGGTTTACGGCCAGTCACAGGCCCCTTCGGCCAACGTGCTCGGCGCGAATGACCGCATCACCGTCGGCTACATCGGTGTCGGCGGCCAGGGCTTCAACGCGCACGTCAAAATCATGAAGGCCAATCTGGCCGCCAACAACATCGCGCAGGCGGCCGTCTGCGACGTCTGGCCCAAGCGCGTGGACCGCGCGAAGGAGGAAATCGGTGGGGATTGCAAGGGGTATGGCGATTACCGGAAATTGCTCGAACAAAAAGACCTCGATGCGGTCGTCATCGCCACGCACGACCCGATCCATGCGTCAGCCTCCATCGCCGCGCTGGAAGCGGGCAAGCATGTCTATGTCGAAAAGCCGTTGACCCGCTACCTGGACGAGGCGTTCAAGGTGCACGAAGTCGTCAAGAAGACGGGCAAAAAATTGCAGGTTGGCTCGCAGGGTTGCTCCGCCGCCGGCTGGCACAAGGCCGCGGAACTGATCCAGGCCGGCCGCATCGGGCCGCTCGTCTGGGCGCAGGGTTACTACTGCCGCAACAACCCGAAGGGCGAATGGAATTACCCGATCGATACGGACGCCAACGGCAACAATGTCAACTGGGACGCCTGGCTGGGCGAGGTGAAGGACCGGGTGCCGTTCACGCCGGACCACTATTTCCGCTGGCGCAAGTTCTATCCCTACTGCGCCGGTTTGCTGGGCGACCTCGTTCCGCACCGCTTGTTCCCGCTGGTGCTGGCCACCGGCAAACCTGAATTCCCCAAGCGCGTCGCCTGCATCGGCACCAAGGTGGTTTATCCGGACAAAAACACCGACGGCGCGCTCGAACGCCAGGTGCCGGAACACTCGGAAATCCTGGCGGAATTCCCCAGCGGCTACAGCCTGGTCATTGTGACGAGCACCATTGCCTCGCGCAGCCCGGGCTTCGTCATTTACGGTCATCACGCCTCGCTGGAAATCGGCACCTCGGGCGAGCGCATCTCGCTCATGCCGGAAAAGGAATTTGGCGACGAAGTCGATCCGGACTCGTTCGAGGGGCTCCAGCCGATTGAAGACATCGGCGTGCACCACAAGAACTGGTTCGACAGCATCCGCCACGACAAGGAACCGAACGCGAACATCGACCTCGCCCTCAAGGTGCAGACGGTCATTTCGCTGGCCGAAATGTCCGACCGGCTCGGCGCCGCGTGCTTGTATGACGAGAAAACGCGCAAGATCACGACCGCCGGCGGCCAGGAAATCAAGGCCATCACCTACGGCACCCTGGAACAATCATAA
- a CDS encoding FAD:protein FMN transferase, with the protein METVTLARNTMKTRFERVLTGGSPVSLRAAGEEALSEVERIENQLSLFKPGSEIAQVNAQAAEQPVRVSPEVFYLLQHAARLTRETEGAFDITLAPLLRCWGLLGRRDGNLPAPEALTAARAMCGMDLVELRPANRTVRFVRPGVMLDLGAIGKGYAIDRAVEVLRETGVNNALIHGGTSTVYALGHPPEAGHWRIAIGDPLATATDYPSEIALRDESLSVSAVSAKCFTANGRVLGHIIDPRTGEPATRAWLTAVVLPSATETDALSTALLVRGADGFAAVTSLRNDMRALLVPHTPDRPGPALLHGFEPISHRTV; encoded by the coding sequence ATGGAAACCGTCACCCTCGCCCGCAACACCATGAAAACCCGCTTCGAGCGGGTGTTGACGGGCGGCAGCCCCGTGTCGCTCCGGGCCGCGGGCGAGGAGGCGTTGAGCGAGGTCGAGCGCATTGAAAACCAGCTCAGTCTGTTCAAGCCGGGCAGCGAGATTGCGCAAGTCAACGCGCAGGCGGCCGAACAGCCCGTGCGCGTTTCGCCCGAGGTCTTTTACCTGCTCCAGCACGCAGCACGGCTGACGCGCGAAACGGAGGGCGCATTTGACATCACGCTCGCGCCGTTGCTGCGCTGCTGGGGTTTGCTCGGCCGGCGCGACGGCAACCTGCCCGCTCCCGAAGCACTGACCGCCGCCCGCGCCATGTGTGGCATGGATCTGGTGGAACTGCGGCCGGCGAATCGCACCGTCCGGTTTGTGCGTCCCGGCGTCATGCTGGACCTTGGCGCCATCGGTAAAGGCTATGCGATTGACCGCGCAGTGGAGGTGTTGCGTGAAACGGGCGTTAACAACGCGTTAATTCACGGCGGAACAAGCACCGTTTACGCTCTGGGGCACCCTCCGGAAGCCGGGCATTGGCGCATCGCCATCGGTGATCCACTCGCCACCGCCACGGATTATCCGTCCGAAATCGCGCTGCGGGATGAGTCGCTTTCCGTCTCCGCCGTCTCTGCCAAATGCTTCACCGCCAACGGCCGCGTGCTGGGCCATATCATTGATCCGCGCACAGGCGAACCTGCCACACGCGCGTGGTTGACCGCCGTGGTGTTGCCGTCGGCCACCGAGACCGACGCGCTTTCCACCGCCCTGCTGGTCCGCGGGGCGGACGGATTTGCCGCCGTGACGTCACTCCGAAACGACATGCGGGCGCTGTTGGTGCCCCATACGCCGGACCGCCCGGGCCCGGCGTTGTTGCATGGCTTTGAACCGATTTCCCACCGGACTGTCTGA
- a CDS encoding rhomboid family intramembrane serine protease: MSLYDRDYMRETPSYRRVSPAAPWSPTVALLVALGVIFAIQTIVGVLAGIPLAYMLGLSSAGRGLYPLDPLTRHFALSLAGIESGQVWQLLTFQFLHGGLFHIALNGITLYSFGRFMEQAIGRGRFLALYFIGGTLGGVFQIATAYLLHQSPYIPVVGASAGIAGLLGAFTIMYPHHPIVLFPIPFRIAARTLLWVALGISLIGTILPFGGIAHAAHLGGLVAGIGYVFLLRRPRRARSTYTSSAAPPFISSSAAPPRLTESADFIAREVDPILDKIATQGIHSLTDRERKILEAARSKMRH; this comes from the coding sequence ATGAGTCTTTACGATCGAGATTATATGCGCGAGACGCCGAGCTATCGGCGCGTGTCGCCGGCGGCGCCGTGGTCGCCCACGGTGGCCCTGCTCGTGGCTTTGGGTGTCATTTTCGCCATTCAAACCATCGTTGGCGTGCTGGCGGGGATTCCGTTGGCCTACATGCTGGGCCTGTCTTCCGCGGGCCGTGGGCTCTACCCACTCGACCCGCTGACCCGGCATTTCGCCTTGAGCCTCGCCGGCATTGAAAGCGGCCAGGTCTGGCAGTTGCTCACGTTCCAATTCCTGCACGGCGGCCTCTTCCACATCGCGCTCAACGGCATCACACTTTACTCGTTTGGCCGGTTCATGGAGCAGGCCATCGGCCGCGGTCGCTTTCTGGCGCTCTATTTCATCGGCGGCACGCTGGGCGGCGTGTTTCAAATCGCCACCGCCTACCTGCTGCACCAATCGCCTTACATTCCTGTGGTGGGCGCTTCCGCGGGCATTGCCGGCCTGCTGGGCGCGTTCACCATCATGTATCCGCACCATCCGATTGTGCTTTTCCCCATCCCCTTTCGCATCGCCGCGCGCACGCTGCTGTGGGTTGCCCTGGGAATTTCCCTGATCGGCACCATCCTGCCCTTCGGCGGCATCGCCCACGCCGCGCACCTCGGCGGTCTCGTGGCGGGGATTGGTTACGTCTTCCTGTTGCGCCGCCCGCGCCGTGCGCGTTCGACCTACACCAGCAGCGCCGCGCCGCCGTTCATTTCCAGTTCGGCCGCGCCGCCGCGCCTCACGGAATCCGCAGACTTCATCGCCCGTGAAGTGGATCCCATTCTCGACAAAATCGCCACGCAGGGCATTCACAGCCTCACCGATCGCGAGCGAAAAATTCTCGAAGCCGCGCGCAGCAAGATGCGACACTGA
- the purB gene encoding adenylosuccinate lyase: protein MITRYSRPEMRAIWTDENKLKLWLQIELLASEALVKEGVVPAKDFKKIKAGCDKWFADLPGLVARQRELEKTLNHDVIGFTTAVAEAINDQASRWFHFGLTSSDVGDTCYAVQMMQSADLLIADVKKLLPVIKRRANEHKFTPCIGRSHGIQAEPTTFGLKLALMHDEFTRALRRLEAVRDVVAVGKISGAVGTSAHLSPRVEAYVCKRLGISPAPIATQVVQRDIHAEFQTTMALVGASIERWAVEFRHLQRTEVLEAEEPFTKGQKGSSAMPHKRNPITWERLTGLARVLRGNAVAALENVALWHERDISHSSVERIIFPDSCTLLDYMFGLLTRLMDGIVVYPANMKKNLGLSLGMWNSQTVLLALIRKGLTREAAYKLVQDNAMKTWEVKHAGRDDADFLEVLKADPDVAKHFKKGELEALCSLEFHFKEVNNRFKKLGL, encoded by the coding sequence ATGATTACGCGTTATTCGCGCCCCGAAATGCGGGCCATCTGGACCGACGAAAACAAGCTCAAACTCTGGCTTCAGATCGAACTGCTCGCCAGTGAGGCGCTCGTGAAGGAAGGCGTCGTGCCCGCCAAGGATTTCAAGAAAATCAAGGCCGGTTGCGACAAATGGTTCGCCGACCTGCCCGGTCTCGTCGCCCGCCAGCGCGAACTGGAGAAGACGCTCAATCACGACGTCATCGGCTTCACCACGGCCGTCGCCGAAGCCATCAATGACCAGGCGAGCCGCTGGTTCCATTTCGGCCTCACGAGCAGCGACGTGGGCGATACCTGTTACGCCGTGCAGATGATGCAGAGCGCCGACCTGCTCATCGCCGACGTGAAGAAGCTGCTGCCTGTCATCAAACGCCGCGCGAACGAACACAAGTTCACCCCCTGCATCGGTCGCAGCCACGGCATCCAGGCCGAACCAACCACGTTCGGCCTCAAGCTCGCGTTGATGCACGATGAATTCACCCGCGCCCTCCGCCGGCTCGAAGCCGTGCGCGACGTCGTGGCTGTCGGGAAGATTTCCGGTGCGGTCGGCACCAGCGCGCATCTCTCGCCGCGCGTGGAGGCTTACGTCTGCAAGAGGCTCGGCATTTCGCCCGCGCCCATCGCCACGCAAGTCGTGCAGCGCGACATCCACGCCGAATTCCAGACCACGATGGCGCTCGTCGGCGCGAGCATTGAACGTTGGGCGGTGGAGTTCCGTCATCTGCAACGCACCGAAGTGCTGGAAGCCGAGGAGCCGTTCACCAAGGGACAGAAAGGCAGCAGCGCCATGCCGCACAAGCGCAATCCCATCACGTGGGAACGCCTCACCGGCCTCGCGCGCGTGTTGCGCGGCAACGCCGTCGCCGCGCTGGAAAACGTCGCCCTCTGGCACGAGCGCGACATCAGCCACAGCAGCGTCGAGCGCATCATCTTTCCCGACAGTTGCACGCTGCTCGATTACATGTTCGGCCTGCTCACGCGTCTGATGGACGGCATCGTCGTTTATCCGGCGAACATGAAGAAGAACCTCGGCCTCTCGCTCGGCATGTGGAACAGCCAGACCGTGCTGCTCGCGCTCATCCGCAAGGGCCTGACCCGCGAAGCCGCCTACAAACTGGTCCAGGACAACGCCATGAAAACCTGGGAAGTGAAGCACGCCGGCCGCGATGACGCGGACTTCCTCGAAGTCCTCAAAGCCGACCCTGACGTGGCGAAGCATTTCAAGAAGGGCGAACTCGAAGCCCTTTGCTCGCTGGAGTTCCATTTCAAGGAAGTGAACAACCGGTTTAAGAAGTTGGGGTTATGA
- a CDS encoding three-Cys-motif partner protein TcmP, whose protein sequence is MKFDTIGYWSEIKLEIIREYAQAYSQILTRNRLHHVYIDAFAGAGVHLSKSKGEFVPGSPLNALSIDPPFKDFHLIDMDNVKAEQLHQLTAGQSNAHIYEGDCNEILLKKVFPQVQYAQYRRGLCLLDPYGLHLDWRVIEAAAQMGSVEIFLNFPVADMNRNVLWRDATGVNPEQAERMTAFWGDESWKKAAYDTSGNLFGWEEKQSNDDVAKAFRERLKKVAGFHHVPEPVPMRNTKGAIVYYLFFASPKPVAAKIVTDIFDKYKDRGVI, encoded by the coding sequence ATGAAATTCGACACGATTGGCTACTGGTCGGAAATCAAATTGGAAATCATCCGCGAATACGCGCAGGCGTATTCGCAGATTTTGACCAGGAATCGGCTACACCACGTCTATATCGATGCTTTTGCGGGAGCGGGGGTGCATCTGTCGAAGTCAAAGGGCGAATTCGTGCCAGGGAGCCCGCTGAATGCATTGTCCATTGATCCGCCGTTCAAGGATTTTCATTTGATAGACATGGACAATGTAAAGGCGGAGCAGCTACATCAGCTAACCGCTGGCCAAAGTAATGCGCACATTTACGAAGGTGACTGCAACGAAATCCTCCTCAAGAAGGTCTTTCCTCAGGTTCAATACGCCCAATATCGGCGGGGCTTGTGCCTTCTGGATCCCTACGGTCTCCACCTCGATTGGCGGGTAATTGAAGCAGCGGCGCAAATGGGATCGGTTGAAATCTTTCTCAACTTCCCGGTGGCCGATATGAACCGCAATGTTTTATGGCGAGACGCAACGGGGGTTAATCCAGAACAGGCGGAGCGGATGACGGCATTCTGGGGTGACGAATCCTGGAAGAAGGCCGCATACGACACGTCAGGCAACTTGTTCGGGTGGGAGGAAAAGCAGTCAAACGACGATGTCGCCAAGGCGTTTCGGGAACGCCTGAAGAAGGTTGCGGGTTTTCATCACGTTCCCGAACCTGTTCCAATGAGGAACACAAAAGGTGCTATTGTTTACTACTTGTTCTTCGCCTCCCCGAAACCAGTGGCTGCGAAGATTGTCACCGACATATTTGACAAATATAAAGACAGAGGGGTGATCTGA
- a CDS encoding phage Gp37/Gp68 family protein, with translation MALGSKIEWTDATWNPIRGCTKISPGCLHCYAETFAERWRGIPGHPFEHGFDLRIVPEKLGDPLRWGTPRMIFVNSMSDLFHDGVPDEYIIKVARVMVAANWHTYQILTKRADRMAALLKGKLRFAAEQSHVWWGVSVENRKHGLPRIDRLRSAPARVRFLSIEPLLEDLGAFNLDGISWTIVGGESGPGARPMEADWVHNIRRQCKRAKVAFFFKQWGGVRKSETGRKLDGRTYDAFPPRTTVEAPSLESRRSVWQRLETELTVA, from the coding sequence ATGGCTCTTGGATCAAAAATCGAGTGGACCGACGCGACATGGAATCCGATTCGCGGCTGCACCAAAATCAGCCCCGGCTGCCTGCATTGCTACGCGGAGACTTTCGCCGAACGCTGGCGCGGGATTCCGGGGCATCCGTTCGAACACGGCTTTGATCTGCGCATCGTCCCGGAAAAACTCGGGGATCCGCTGCGCTGGGGCACGCCCCGGATGATTTTCGTGAACTCCATGAGCGATCTGTTTCACGATGGCGTTCCCGACGAATACATCATCAAGGTGGCCCGCGTCATGGTGGCGGCGAACTGGCACACCTACCAAATCCTGACCAAGCGCGCCGACCGGATGGCGGCTTTGCTGAAAGGCAAACTGCGTTTTGCCGCCGAACAATCGCACGTCTGGTGGGGCGTCAGCGTCGAAAACAGGAAACACGGCCTGCCGCGCATTGACCGGCTGCGTTCCGCGCCAGCCAGGGTGCGCTTCCTTTCCATCGAGCCGCTGCTGGAGGATTTGGGTGCATTTAATCTCGACGGCATCTCGTGGACCATTGTCGGCGGCGAAAGCGGTCCGGGTGCCCGCCCGATGGAAGCAGATTGGGTCCACAATATTCGCCGACAGTGCAAACGTGCAAAAGTTGCCTTCTTCTTCAAACAATGGGGCGGGGTTCGCAAATCTGAAACCGGTCGCAAACTGGATGGCCGGACTTACGACGCGTTCCCGCCACGCACCACCGTCGAAGCGCCCTCGCTGGAAAGCCGACGCTCAGTTTGGCAGAGGTTGGAAACAGAGTTGACCGTCGCCTAA
- a CDS encoding methyltransferase dimerization domain-containing protein, with translation MKSSKQPTPERIMQMAWGYAPTVIIKAAIEHGVFDALDKSPKTAAELAKKARVSERGMVAILNALVGLQFLTRKGSRYALTPESAAFLVSTKAPYYGEFFRHMTEQLIPKWLQLDTVVRTGKPAMAVNSEADGVKFFAQFVESLFPLSFAAASALGQHLKVPQTKGPVNVLDIAAGSGVWGIALAKQSKHVRMSAVDWPDVLKVTERVAQRHGVGRRLTKIPGDLLKVNYGNGHHVATLGHILHSEGAERSRRLLKKVFNSLSSGGTIAIMEFVVNHDRTGPPVGLLFAVNMLVNTRAGDTFSFKEIGGWLREAGFKNPRLLEVPAVSPLILATKP, from the coding sequence ATGAAGTCCTCCAAGCAGCCCACTCCCGAACGAATCATGCAGATGGCCTGGGGTTACGCGCCCACGGTCATCATCAAAGCCGCCATCGAGCACGGTGTGTTCGATGCGCTCGACAAATCCCCTAAAACCGCAGCCGAACTCGCCAAAAAAGCCCGCGTGTCCGAGCGCGGCATGGTCGCCATCCTCAACGCCCTCGTGGGCCTGCAATTTCTCACCCGCAAAGGCAGCCGTTACGCGCTCACGCCGGAAAGCGCCGCGTTTCTCGTTTCCACCAAGGCGCCCTACTATGGCGAATTTTTCCGCCACATGACGGAGCAGCTCATTCCCAAATGGCTCCAGCTCGACACAGTCGTCCGCACCGGCAAGCCGGCCATGGCAGTGAACAGCGAAGCGGACGGCGTCAAATTCTTCGCGCAATTCGTCGAATCACTCTTCCCGTTGAGCTTTGCCGCTGCCAGTGCTCTGGGGCAACACTTGAAAGTCCCGCAAACCAAAGGCCCGGTGAACGTGCTCGACATCGCCGCCGGTTCGGGCGTCTGGGGCATCGCCTTGGCCAAACAATCCAAGCATGTCCGCATGAGCGCCGTGGACTGGCCGGATGTGCTCAAGGTCACCGAACGCGTCGCCCAGCGGCACGGCGTGGGCAGGCGGCTGACCAAGATTCCCGGCGATCTGCTGAAAGTGAATTATGGCAACGGCCATCATGTCGCCACGTTGGGCCACATTCTCCACAGCGAAGGCGCCGAGCGCAGCCGGCGATTGCTGAAAAAAGTTTTCAATTCACTGTCGTCCGGCGGCACGATTGCCATCATGGAATTCGTGGTCAACCACGACCGCACCGGGCCGCCGGTGGGTTTGCTGTTCGCCGTCAACATGCTGGTGAACACCAGGGCCGGCGACACATTCAGCTTCAAGGAAATCGGCGGCTGGCTCCGCGAAGCCGGCTTCAAAAATCCGCGTCTGCTGGAGGTGCCCGCCGTTTCTCCGCTGATATTGGCGACGAAGCCGTGA